From Mucilaginibacter rubeus, a single genomic window includes:
- a CDS encoding FG-GAP repeat domain-containing protein: protein MNYANTPIMLFTRSVFSYFFILMSVGVVSLFSCKPKKAGDGVFKLLPANETGVTFVNKNIVSDSVNILDYLYFYNGAGVASADFNNDGLPDLYFVSNQGPNKLYINKGGMKFEDITDKAGVAGTGNWKTGVTVVDINGDGFKDIYISVVSGYKTFKGKNQLYINNGNLTFTESAAKYGLDFAGLSTQASFFDYDKDGDLDMFLLTSSVHSNDTYGDSTQRFKYSHDAGDHLFRNDNGHFTDVTAGSGIYSAPIGYGLGVSVGDLNNDGWDDIYVSNDFFEQDYYYINQHNGTFKEQLKNAFGHTSLFSMGNTISDINKDGHLDVLSTDMLPEEMKVLRSTINDEPLDIYNQEVNAGYYYQYSKNCLQLNVGNGNKFVDLSLYSGVSATDWTWSPLVQDFDMDGRKDMFFSNGIKRRLNDMDYLKYLGDPMVMQAYKENRVFDKEKINKMPEGGVHNYLYRGDDKLKFTDVSSTNDMQQPSISAGSVAVDLDNDGDLDIVTNNMDEPAYIYNNTTIESSKESKPTYLKYTVKYNLLNRDGIGTKLFLKSKDHIDHQEIQTSNAYESNLNNELLFTFAPGDKPESLLVVWPDNSYEVIKDFNPGQKTILRYNPQTVDNRKPVTEVIEAFINDRKQFDYKPVKSKLLATVKTFDTPDFNYYSLLPHTYLEHTPAVAVTDINNDGIDDIYVGGIADEEKYILAGDKTGGFTIVKVPLFDQYKNTADEQATWADVNNDGKPDLIVISANHPFLEADKFIQPRLYINKGNFQFEYQPLPKINYQASKITLFDFNGDGLNDILFTSAVSFKDYTGVVPSSILINKGNGKFEISHDKTYDEITNLQYVTSITTTDIDHNGKPDLLITAEWQPVYIFLNNGKGLKRFSSPVLDKEKGWWQSATISDMDGDGKADLIAGNWGLNNKYNVTEDQPLFAYNTDLDKDGKNDLILSYFYKGLYYPFRPKNDLEQELPYLKKEWLSYQKMADKTTAEIFKDKLDDNKRLSVNQFNSVFVSDVLHASSVTALPYLYQQAPVKSMLKDSHGDILLNGNFWGVVPYEGKYDALGLVNLHYNRQIKQFDPPTYLVNSAINSEEITYLAPVKTATNTEAYIAVTYDGRLMLITK from the coding sequence ATGAACTACGCTAATACCCCAATAATGCTGTTTACCAGATCTGTTTTTAGCTATTTCTTTATTCTGATGAGCGTTGGTGTAGTCAGTCTGTTTTCCTGCAAGCCCAAAAAAGCAGGCGACGGCGTATTTAAACTACTTCCGGCTAATGAAACCGGTGTTACCTTCGTAAATAAGAATATTGTATCCGATTCGGTTAATATTTTAGACTATCTCTATTTCTACAATGGGGCAGGCGTAGCTTCCGCAGATTTTAATAACGATGGTCTGCCCGATCTTTATTTTGTATCAAATCAGGGGCCGAACAAACTGTATATCAACAAAGGGGGGATGAAGTTTGAAGATATTACGGACAAGGCAGGCGTGGCCGGTACGGGCAATTGGAAAACTGGTGTAACAGTAGTTGATATTAACGGCGATGGATTTAAAGATATCTATATCAGCGTAGTATCCGGCTATAAAACTTTTAAGGGTAAAAACCAGCTCTATATCAATAACGGAAATCTAACTTTCACTGAAAGCGCCGCCAAATACGGGCTTGACTTTGCAGGGCTATCTACCCAGGCTTCATTTTTTGATTATGACAAGGATGGTGATCTGGATATGTTCCTGCTTACTTCGTCTGTTCATAGTAATGATACCTACGGTGATTCCACCCAGCGATTCAAATACAGCCATGATGCCGGCGATCACCTTTTCAGGAACGATAATGGACACTTTACGGATGTAACCGCGGGCTCGGGTATTTATTCAGCGCCTATTGGCTACGGGTTGGGGGTAAGCGTAGGCGACTTAAACAATGATGGTTGGGATGATATTTACGTTAGCAACGATTTTTTTGAACAGGACTATTATTACATCAATCAGCATAACGGTACTTTCAAGGAGCAACTAAAAAACGCTTTCGGGCATACCAGCCTGTTTTCGATGGGTAATACTATCAGCGATATTAATAAAGATGGCCACCTCGATGTGCTCAGTACAGACATGCTTCCCGAAGAAATGAAAGTGCTCCGTTCAACTATAAATGACGAACCATTGGATATTTATAACCAGGAAGTTAACGCGGGGTATTACTATCAATACTCAAAAAACTGCCTGCAATTGAATGTTGGCAATGGAAACAAGTTTGTTGATTTAAGTTTATACAGCGGAGTTTCGGCAACCGACTGGACATGGTCGCCCCTGGTGCAGGATTTTGATATGGATGGCAGGAAAGATATGTTTTTCTCCAACGGAATCAAGCGCCGCCTGAATGATATGGATTACCTGAAATACCTTGGCGACCCTATGGTGATGCAGGCCTATAAAGAGAACCGTGTTTTTGATAAGGAAAAGATCAATAAAATGCCCGAAGGGGGCGTACACAACTACCTTTATCGTGGTGATGATAAGTTGAAATTTACAGATGTATCATCAACAAATGACATGCAACAACCCTCCATATCGGCTGGTTCGGTGGCGGTTGATTTGGATAATGATGGGGATCTGGATATTGTTACCAACAATATGGACGAGCCTGCATACATCTATAACAATACAACTATAGAAAGCAGTAAGGAAAGTAAACCAACTTATCTTAAATACACGGTAAAATATAATCTGCTAAACCGCGATGGCATTGGGACTAAATTGTTCCTTAAATCAAAAGATCATATTGATCACCAGGAAATACAAACCAGTAACGCCTATGAAAGCAATTTAAACAATGAGCTGCTTTTCACCTTTGCACCCGGCGATAAACCCGAATCATTACTGGTAGTATGGCCGGATAATAGCTATGAGGTGATTAAAGATTTCAATCCCGGACAAAAAACTATTCTAAGATATAACCCTCAAACAGTTGATAATCGCAAGCCTGTAACAGAAGTAATAGAGGCGTTCATTAATGATAGAAAACAGTTCGATTATAAACCGGTAAAATCAAAACTTTTGGCTACAGTTAAAACTTTCGATACGCCTGATTTTAATTACTATTCGCTTTTACCGCATACCTATTTGGAGCACACACCGGCAGTTGCAGTGACCGATATAAACAATGATGGCATAGATGACATTTACGTGGGAGGAATTGCTGATGAAGAAAAATATATCCTCGCAGGCGATAAAACGGGCGGATTTACAATAGTAAAAGTGCCACTGTTTGATCAATATAAAAACACTGCCGACGAACAGGCAACCTGGGCCGATGTCAATAACGACGGCAAGCCTGACTTGATCGTGATCAGCGCCAATCACCCATTTCTGGAAGCGGATAAGTTTATCCAACCACGCTTATACATAAACAAAGGGAACTTTCAATTTGAATATCAACCATTGCCTAAAATTAATTACCAGGCATCAAAAATTACCTTGTTTGATTTTAACGGCGATGGATTGAACGATATTTTGTTTACCAGCGCTGTTTCATTCAAAGACTATACCGGCGTTGTACCATCTTCAATACTGATAAATAAAGGCAACGGAAAGTTTGAAATTAGCCATGATAAAACCTATGATGAAATCACCAACCTGCAATACGTTACCAGTATAACTACAACCGATATTGATCATAATGGCAAACCTGATCTGCTGATCACCGCCGAATGGCAGCCTGTTTATATTTTCCTGAATAATGGCAAAGGTTTAAAACGCTTTTCTTCGCCGGTTTTAGATAAAGAGAAGGGTTGGTGGCAATCGGCAACGATATCCGATATGGACGGTGATGGAAAAGCTGATCTCATTGCCGGAAACTGGGGATTGAATAATAAATATAATGTAACTGAAGATCAGCCTCTTTTTGCCTATAACACCGATTTGGATAAAGACGGCAAAAATGATTTGATCCTGTCATACTTTTATAAAGGCCTTTATTATCCATTCCGTCCTAAAAATGACCTGGAGCAGGAGCTGCCATATCTCAAAAAGGAATGGCTTAGCTATCAAAAAATGGCCGACAAAACCACTGCTGAAATATTTAAAGATAAACTTGATGACAATAAACGCTTAAGCGTAAACCAGTTTAACAGTGTTTTCGTGAGCGACGTGCTTCATGCATCTTCGGTTACAGCACTACCATACCTATACCAGCAGGCTCCGGTTAAATCGATGTTAAAAGATAGCCACGGTGATATACTGCTGAACGGAAACTTTTGGGGTGTAGTACCTTATGAAGGCAAATACGACGCGCTTGGATTAGTAAATCTGCACTACAATAGGCAAATTAAACAATTTGATCCGCCAACATATTTAGTAAACAGTGCAATCAATTCGGAGGAAATTACCTACCTGGCACCGGTTAAAACAGCAACTAACACAGAAGCGTATATAGCTGTTACCTACGATGGCAGATTAATGCTAATAACCAAATAA
- a CDS encoding VCBS repeat-containing protein, whose translation MHPKTPLFLIFIAFTTLCACNSGNKQTLFTLQNNDALGINFANTLNDQDRTNVFTFRNYYNGGGVAIGDVNNDGLNDVYLTSNMGGNQLYINKGNWKFENVTDKAGVKGTKYWSTGATMVDINGDGWLDIYVCHSGNAHGNEKGNELFINQHDGTFKEEAQKYGLVDNGLSTQAIFFDYDNDGDLDCFVLNNSFRPIESFDFSKNLRAVVDELGGARLYRNDGGHFTNVTKEAGIYSSDIGFGLGVSVADINQDGYPDIYVSNDFFERDYLYINQKNGTFKEDIQNETGHLSLASMGSDIADVNNDGQYDIFTTEMLPEGDLRLKKMTAFESYDVIKAKQRDGYYNQYMQNCLQVRNADGTFSETAFYSGVAATDWSWGALMFDMDNDGWKDIFVSNGIYKDLTDQDYIEFLGNRDNMAKIAEGRKKFDYKDFTDKMASSPLSSYAYLNNHNLTFTNKSADFGLNKPGFSNGSSYADLDNDGDNDLIVNNENAPVSIYKNNAEKNGNHHIQLKLKGAGLNTFGIGTTVKVFMKGSSLIYYNQPTRGFQSCTSPNLLTIGIGKYKTIDSVQVIWPGNNYQLLKNVAADRVYTIKQTDASLKYNWAKPFVKTMFADVTKSIFDSIPKHKEDDFIDFDNERLMLQMLSTENPYMATGDVNGDGLTDFYFGSSKNNFAAIYIQQKDGRFKQTIPDDFKKQEYLENAGAVFGDFDGDGDQDLIVGVGGNADEAETPVYNPRFFVNDGKGNFRRDPDRTLHAAVNASVIVSADYDGDGKPDLFIGGRSVPGLYGCSPQSFVFHNDGNGHFTDVSKAVLGNDTKLGMVTAAKWADIDNNGSPDLIVAGNWMGIRIFKNNKGKFTEDRQLANYKGWWSSLEVADVDGDGTLDIIGGNIGLNSKFRASAEQPMEIHIKDFDNNGTKECVTSMYKSDGINYVFHMKPDLVGQMPILKKRFLRYVDYAGKPFTEVFTAEMLDGAEVHQMNFLASAVFLNKGGKFTCKPLPADAQLSMINTILCADLDNTGVKKIILGGNFYGFKPEVGRLDANRGLVYQYTKNEFTYFPAAQTGLNLNGQVRSSVAIKNAAGKNYYMFGINDEPLKAYELR comes from the coding sequence ATGCATCCAAAAACGCCCCTGTTTCTAATTTTCATAGCTTTTACTACCCTTTGCGCCTGTAACAGCGGTAATAAACAAACGCTGTTCACCCTGCAAAATAATGATGCCCTTGGGATAAATTTTGCCAACACCCTAAACGATCAGGATCGGACAAATGTGTTTACCTTTCGTAATTACTATAACGGCGGTGGCGTTGCCATAGGCGATGTTAACAACGACGGATTAAACGATGTTTATCTTACCTCAAACATGGGCGGCAACCAGCTTTATATCAACAAAGGGAATTGGAAATTTGAGAATGTAACGGATAAAGCAGGGGTTAAAGGCACAAAATACTGGAGCACCGGAGCTACCATGGTTGATATCAACGGTGATGGTTGGCTTGACATTTATGTTTGCCATAGCGGTAATGCACATGGCAACGAAAAGGGCAATGAGCTATTTATTAATCAGCATGATGGTACGTTTAAGGAAGAAGCCCAAAAGTATGGCCTGGTAGATAATGGATTATCAACCCAGGCCATATTTTTCGACTATGACAATGACGGCGATCTGGATTGCTTTGTACTTAATAACTCATTCAGGCCCATCGAATCATTTGATTTTAGTAAAAATTTACGGGCTGTAGTTGACGAATTGGGAGGTGCACGCCTGTACCGTAACGATGGCGGCCATTTTACAAATGTCACTAAAGAAGCTGGAATATATTCGAGCGACATAGGTTTCGGTTTAGGTGTTTCTGTAGCCGATATAAACCAGGACGGCTACCCCGATATTTATGTTTCCAACGATTTTTTTGAACGCGATTATCTCTATATCAATCAAAAAAACGGAACCTTTAAGGAAGATATTCAAAACGAAACCGGGCACTTAAGCCTGGCCTCAATGGGTTCGGATATCGCTGATGTCAATAACGACGGACAGTACGATATTTTCACCACCGAAATGTTGCCCGAGGGTGATCTGCGGTTAAAAAAAATGACGGCGTTTGAATCCTATGATGTAATTAAGGCCAAACAGCGCGACGGTTATTATAATCAGTATATGCAAAACTGTCTGCAAGTACGTAATGCAGATGGTACGTTTTCAGAAACGGCATTTTATTCAGGTGTAGCGGCTACAGATTGGAGTTGGGGCGCACTAATGTTTGATATGGATAATGATGGATGGAAAGATATTTTTGTATCAAACGGCATCTACAAGGATCTTACCGATCAGGATTACATCGAATTTTTAGGTAATCGCGATAATATGGCCAAGATCGCCGAGGGCAGAAAGAAATTTGATTATAAAGATTTCACTGATAAAATGGCTTCATCGCCTTTATCCAGCTATGCCTATCTGAATAATCATAACCTTACATTTACCAACAAATCGGCCGATTTTGGTTTGAATAAGCCAGGTTTTAGCAATGGCTCATCCTATGCCGATCTGGATAATGATGGTGATAACGACCTTATTGTCAATAATGAAAACGCACCCGTTTCTATCTATAAAAACAATGCCGAAAAAAACGGCAATCATCATATTCAACTAAAATTAAAAGGAGCGGGGTTAAATACGTTTGGAATTGGGACTACAGTAAAGGTATTTATGAAAGGCAGCTCGCTGATTTATTATAACCAGCCTACACGGGGCTTCCAAAGCTGCACATCACCTAATTTGCTTACTATCGGTATCGGGAAATACAAAACGATTGATTCAGTGCAAGTGATATGGCCAGGTAACAATTACCAGCTGCTGAAGAATGTAGCTGCTGATAGGGTTTACACTATTAAACAGACCGATGCCAGCCTGAAATACAATTGGGCAAAGCCATTTGTTAAAACGATGTTTGCCGATGTTACCAAATCAATATTTGATAGCATTCCGAAGCATAAGGAGGATGATTTTATCGATTTTGACAATGAGCGCCTGATGCTACAAATGTTATCGACAGAAAATCCTTACATGGCAACCGGCGACGTTAACGGCGACGGACTTACAGATTTTTACTTCGGCAGTTCAAAAAACAATTTCGCAGCCATCTATATTCAGCAAAAAGACGGGCGGTTCAAACAAACCATTCCAGACGATTTTAAAAAGCAGGAATACCTGGAAAATGCAGGGGCTGTTTTTGGCGACTTTGATGGCGATGGCGACCAGGACCTGATAGTAGGGGTAGGAGGTAATGCTGATGAAGCCGAAACCCCGGTTTACAATCCGCGTTTTTTTGTGAACGATGGCAAAGGAAACTTCCGTCGCGATCCTGACAGAACATTACATGCTGCCGTTAATGCTTCCGTAATTGTTTCGGCAGATTATGACGGCGACGGCAAACCCGATCTGTTTATAGGAGGAAGAAGTGTACCTGGGCTTTATGGATGTTCGCCTCAATCATTTGTTTTTCATAATGATGGTAATGGCCATTTTACAGATGTATCGAAAGCAGTTTTAGGGAATGATACAAAGTTGGGTATGGTAACGGCCGCTAAATGGGCCGATATTGATAATAATGGCTCGCCGGACCTGATAGTTGCCGGGAACTGGATGGGAATCAGGATCTTTAAAAACAATAAAGGGAAATTTACTGAAGATAGGCAGTTGGCTAACTACAAAGGTTGGTGGAGCAGCCTTGAAGTAGCCGATGTAGATGGCGATGGCACCCTTGATATTATTGGCGGCAATATTGGCCTTAATTCAAAATTCAGGGCATCAGCTGAACAGCCAATGGAAATTCATATAAAGGATTTTGACAACAACGGCACCAAGGAATGTGTAACTTCCATGTATAAAAGCGATGGTATAAACTATGTTTTTCATATGAAGCCAGATTTGGTTGGCCAGATGCCTATCCTTAAAAAACGCTTCTTACGTTATGTAGACTACGCAGGCAAACCTTTTACCGAAGTATTTACAGCCGAAATGCTTGACGGCGCCGAAGTGCATCAAATGAACTTTCTTGCCTCTGCAGTGTTTTTAAATAAAGGTGGAAAATTTACCTGTAAACCATTGCCTGCAGACGCCCAGCTATCGATGATAAATACTATTTTATGTGCCGATTTGGATAATACAGGAGTTAAGAAGATCATATTAGGTGGTAACTTCTATGGCTTTAAACCGGAAGTTGGCCGGCTTGATGCTAACCGCGGCCTGGTTTACCAGTACACAAAAAATGAATTTACCTATTTTCCAGCTGCCCAAACAGGCCTCAATTTAAACGGGCAGGTACGTTCATCGGTGGCCATTAAAAACGCAGCAGGCAAAAATTATTATATGTTCGGCATTAATGACGAACCGCTTAAGGCTTATGAACTACGCTAA
- a CDS encoding RagB/SusD family nutrient uptake outer membrane protein, with amino-acid sequence MKKLIERTSVACLAMSLLTIMSCAKLDEKVYGSKVIREGSNGSASDLKGVYSQLNGQADQANTYALQEHPTDEMMGPTRGTDWGDFGTWRKLHTHTWDAFHNQVSDTWDQLNTGVYRATQVINSSQSSAQIKAEASFLRAYFMFQVVDLYGQAPFRDPDAASSENPKVYSRSAATDFIIKDLLFAEANLGASASAGTASKASAEALLAKVYLNKAVYKATTVGGPFTFAKTDMDSVIVFANRVADAGYQLEPAGKYFQEFAWDNSDKSKGIIFGIINTTTNAPGNTHNRWRMGMHYNQSPSGWNGFTTLADFYNAFDAKDERRGGSYTELTDRNGLNTGFLVGQQYGPGHVALKQRGGSPLVFTPDVNLNYSTEAQGIRVIKYFPHPAPDGSVNDDYATNTYIFLRFADVRLMKAEAILRGGTDPNGESALVIVNGIRTPRGATALATLDLKAMLAERGFELYYEGWRRNDLIRFEKFNDPVDQRPNKSDKTRTVYPIPARAVDSNPNLKQNAGY; translated from the coding sequence ATGAAAAAATTAATAGAAAGAACGAGTGTTGCCTGTTTGGCAATGTCGTTACTCACAATAATGAGCTGCGCGAAACTTGATGAAAAAGTTTACGGCTCAAAGGTAATCAGAGAGGGAAGTAATGGTTCTGCATCGGATTTAAAAGGGGTTTATTCTCAATTAAACGGACAAGCCGACCAGGCAAATACTTATGCATTACAGGAGCATCCTACAGACGAGATGATGGGCCCGACAAGGGGAACTGACTGGGGAGATTTTGGAACATGGCGTAAATTGCATACCCACACCTGGGACGCATTTCACAACCAGGTAAGTGATACCTGGGATCAATTAAATACCGGGGTTTACCGTGCTACACAGGTTATTAATTCGTCGCAATCAAGCGCTCAAATCAAAGCTGAAGCAAGTTTCCTGAGGGCATATTTCATGTTTCAGGTTGTCGACTTGTACGGTCAGGCGCCATTCAGGGATCCGGATGCAGCATCAAGTGAAAATCCTAAAGTTTATTCTCGCAGCGCTGCCACAGATTTTATAATTAAAGACCTGCTATTTGCTGAAGCAAATCTTGGGGCTTCTGCATCAGCTGGAACTGCAAGCAAAGCATCTGCCGAAGCGTTGTTAGCTAAAGTATACCTCAATAAAGCTGTATACAAAGCAACAACCGTTGGTGGTCCGTTTACTTTCGCTAAAACCGATATGGACAGCGTAATAGTATTTGCTAACAGGGTTGCGGATGCTGGTTATCAGCTGGAACCTGCAGGTAAATACTTCCAGGAGTTTGCCTGGGATAACAGCGACAAATCCAAAGGTATAATTTTCGGTATCATAAATACCACTACGAATGCTCCGGGTAACACACATAACCGCTGGAGAATGGGCATGCACTACAATCAATCGCCAAGCGGCTGGAATGGTTTTACCACACTTGCTGATTTCTACAATGCATTTGATGCAAAAGACGAAAGGCGCGGTGGCTCATATACAGAACTCACAGATCGTAATGGTTTAAATACCGGTTTCTTGGTTGGTCAGCAATACGGTCCGGGTCACGTTGCCTTGAAACAACGCGGTGGTTCTCCATTGGTTTTTACACCCGATGTAAACCTTAATTATTCTACAGAAGCACAGGGTATCCGCGTTATTAAGTACTTTCCTCATCCGGCACCAGACGGCTCTGTTAATGATGATTACGCTACAAACACGTACATCTTTTTACGTTTTGCCGATGTTAGGTTAATGAAAGCTGAGGCTATATTAAGAGGTGGTACTGATCCGAATGGCGAATCTGCTCTTGTTATAGTAAACGGCATAAGAACCCCTCGCGGAGCCACAGCCCTTGCAACTTTAGATTTAAAAGCAATGCTTGCTGAGCGTGGTTTTGAGCTGTATTACGAAGGATGGAGGCGAAATGACCTTATCAGGTTTGAGAAATTTAACGATCCAGTTGATCAGCGCCCTAACAAAAGTGATAAAACCAGAACAGTTTACCCAATACCGGCACGCGCTGTTGACTCTAACCCCAACCTTAAACAAAACGCAGGTTATTAA